tgctgttttatagctttgttttatttgaatagtTTACTATCTCCGTACAcgagtaaaaacattttgttccttGATGCTGAATTATGTTAACTGTGCAAAAAAACAGCCTTattctttaaaagaaacaaataaattgaaACAAATGTTGGTCTGTGTGTTCGTATTATCTATCGAAGTAAAAGGCCGTGTGAAATATAGCTTTATATCACTAACAAAGCATCCTGCATTTcatttttgatttgtttcttAGATAAATTTCAATTCATATTTTGCTATTTTAACTTTTGTAAAACCACTAGCAGTACATCTTTCTCTAATAGTAAAAACCTGGTGATTTACAGTCCCCGCAACAATAATGTCACCCCTAGTGAAGATGTGCAAATTCAACTTTTATGGAAGCAatgtaataaatgtaactgaagtaTTTTAAGCTAAACATGGTGTCTAGGAACCATGGAAGCAATCCATTCCTGTTTCCATGGGGTATGTATATTATGTCACATAGTCCCATTTCTCCTAGCCACTctttaaaatggtaaaaacaTACAAGTAAAGTACAGTAGATGCATGTTGATCTTCGTAAGTCAGGAAATCGGAGTAGTTATTAATTAATCCATTCGTGATATAGCTAATTTAACTGATCTAAGTCAGATTCATCTTGAAATGTCAGTTCTCATTGGGGAACCTGCATGTGTcatataaaatatgtaaaagtattcatgcacatttaattgttaTATCTCCATGGAGATGACTGGTTTGGGCCAGACAGTTTGGTAAAGGTAATGCTGGAGGCAAGCACAGCCCTTGAGCTCAGCTGTGACCGTGTTCAGGATAAGATTCTGGATGTCTGCTCCTTGCAGGCATTTTTTTCATCCTGCTGTCTGAACACAAGGGCCCTGCCATTCTAACTTGGTTTCACAGTCCTGCTAGTTTTACATTGAACAAACTGCCTTGCTATCAGTTAGTAACAGCCATAAATGCAAACTCAGTTAGCCATGGGACGTACCCCTGACTGCGTCTGTTccacaaatagaataaaaaccagcacatttaaacaaaaacctcAGTAGGACTGAAGCACAGAGTCAGCATGGGTCCAGCTGACCATATGGTAAATCCTTCTGGCCTTGCACAACCAAGGCAGCAAATGTTACACACAGCATCATTATAGGTCCAAGAAAAGCCCTTCAACTCCACTCAACTCAGCTCAACTGTTTACAAGCACATTACAATATTTTGTAATATACAAAGTTATGTTCCTCAAGCTAATAACAATGTGTCCACATCCAGGCAGGACATGGAAGATACATTTTGGATTTCATGACTGTTTGTTGGATTGTGTGTAGGAGTGGAGGCTCAATGTACCTTCCACATCCTGAAAGTAATTAATGTTCTCTCCTTCAGCTTTTTAatcattcatttatatttgccACCCCTCCAGACCCACATTTACATCACTGGTCAAATCTAAAAACCTCATCCTGTTAGACTGTTATGAGAAATAAGATAACGGAAATGTAGTGTTTGTGGAAATGATTGttgccattttcttttttttatttaaaagaagcaTAAGGAAAACAACGTTTTATATTATACAGTGCATTGGTTTaattgtctttgtgttttttttatttgtttttggatGTACATGAAtcctcacagttaaggtttctatttttttaaatgggaaTTTTATTGCTATAAATGCAACACAACTTGAATCATTATAACATGTTTTTCATTAGTTTCTGCTTTGCAAAATGGTTTAATCTCAAGAAGTTTGGATGGAGAGAGTCTTTGAACAGCAATCTGTAGGCTACTTATTCTTAAATGGATTccggtctggactttgactaggtcattcttagtaatgaatgtgctttgatgtAAACAGTGAATTCGACTGCACCTCTGGCTGTAAACTTTGGCATTTTCCTGCTGGGAGATGAAACTCCGTGCCCATCTaaattcttctgcagcctctaacaggttttgtttaagaaattaatctttggattatgcaccactttgtgcaGGCCTATGACattaaattccaataaaatccattgaagtttgtagttgtaacatgacaaaatgtgatgcTTAACATGTTTAAATTTTCAGCATTGTAGCATTTTTGTTGGCTAGATTTAACGCcttttatgtgacagaaagatGATATGGAAAGTCTATCCAGACCAATGTCTAAAGATTTCTCTAAGTGGAAATTTCATATATTGCTGTGTAGAGACAAGTGAtctgtattaaattaaatactCTAGTTATTTTGTCAATTAATCAGTCTCTAAACATTTGTGGTCTTTGTACTACTTTAAATGTGTATTGTTTTACAGTTTCCTTATGCTTCTGTTCATATTTGACAAGATTCtaacttctttaaaaaaatttacttttcaaaGCAAGTATCAGCATAATTTTATTCACATCAAAATACACTAATAGCTGATGTTGAGCTTATTTTCCTTTTGATTTATTGAACATTTTAGCTTTTCAACCTGGTGTAAATTCCTTCATTAGGCTTGAAGAAAGGTTTACTAAGTGTATTATAAGGTGTTGAAGTTCTTGCACGTCTCATTCTGTTTGTACCAGAtcaagttatgttttttttacgtatttatttatatgagtCCTTgatacatttcatttttaattggtgTGGTGAATATAGCATTATGGTTATACATATTATTAtggttatatatattattttacatttagttCATTGCTGTTTTCCTTAGTAACGCTCTTTTTCTTGTATGTTGATCTGAGAATAATGAAGCAGAATTGGAATTGGCTGAAGATGAGAGGGTGATGATTTGAAAGGAGTGTACTGATGGGGGGCTGGTGGCTGGTGGCTGATTTTGGGGGGGAAAGTTGCATTGGATGCCAAATGGTATACAGTTTATATGAGCACAAGCTGGGAATAATATTGATGCTTGCAGGatggaaaaaaagagaaggGTTTCCCCTTTGACCTGGGGCCAGGTTCATGTATCTCAACCAGCTCCACTTCATTCACACAATCACTGGCAGTGTGAATGAAAAGCATGTTATTTCTCACTGCTTTTGTATTCATGAGCCAGCAGGCTGTTTGAGGCGCTGTATCCCGTGGCAACCAAGACCCCGCCCCCTTGTTACCTTACGCCAGCATATGAAAGCCATCTGTGCCGACCCTTAATCTCCACTGTTTACACCCGCCCTGCTGAGTCTATATGCTGTGTTTATCTTTTTAAACTGGGATTATTGGCTCCAACTGATGATCTGGGGAACAAAGAATAAAGAACAGTAAATTAGAGCATTAAATATAGATATTACTGCTCTGATAGTGATGTTCAGGGCTGTTTATGTGCTATAAACAACATTAAGGCTTGGTTCTATGTCTATTTTTAATTCAACTGAAACTAAATGTACtctaaacaataaaatgaaacattaacaGAGGAGTAATTATGAGTTTTGGCTACTCACTGTTTGATTAGATGCTTAATTTGCTTAGGAAGATGTAAAACTACTCtaaaagcagtttattttttgataaaaatgattatttttcagCAGTGCGTTCAGTTTTTGAAGGTTGAATGGATGAGTGGGTGAATAGTGAAGAAGGGGGATGGGATACATCTCAAGCTGAATTCATGTGTGCCCTGAAAAAAGCTTTTCCAACATTGCTTTGTTATAAAACAGTCAGCGTTATTAATTTAGTGTTTGATACTGATTTTTAATGCTATGCTTCATTTATTGTCTCATATAATCTTATATCCAATATAGATTTGTGTTCAAAAGATAAAGCGTGTTTTTTAAGGTAAAACAAGCTTTTCGAAGATTTATCCCTACATTTATTTGACCTAGCAGGCTGAATTCCagatattttctattttcataTAGTTTTGGAACTCCAGCAGCCCCGGAAAAACGCACACCAAAAACAACTGCAGCAAATATCCTAGAAActacatttttattcacttcAAAAGATGAAATCTTATATTTAGTGCCAGCTCTAATCAGaactttaaagttttattcatatttaaaatatattttgcattttcttgccatttttctccatttctttgtgtccatcacaaggcaacagAAACCATGCAGGCGCACACTcactcctaagggcaatttagagcagtgtttttcaaccaaaacatgcagggcagtgtgccttgaggaccagggttaaAAACCACTGCTTTAGAGTAACCAATTACCCTGACATgcatatttttggactttgaGGACTTTTTGGACTttgaactcaggaccttcttactgtaagacaacagtgctactaatGGCACAGCCTGCAGCCTATTTTATGTTGTAATAGTAGATTTTATTCCCTGGCAACGCTGCAACAAAGTACCACAGAGGGATTCAATTTAGACCCCTACATTAAACTGTAGTTATACATGCGAttacttaaaaaagaaaaaatcacaGGAGCCCTTTGTGCCCATTTGTGACGACGGTCTCATGTGTGCAATGTATGAGTAACGTTTAAACTGCGAAGGTGTGATGACAAGTGAGGTGGCAGTTTTTAACCTTGATCCAAACCATTAAtctttgggaaaaaaaactatgcCATAAGCAAAAATATTGACTATTTAAGATTAAAAAGAGGCTAAAATGGCCCAGCTGAGTCCCAGGGTCCCGGGAGGGTCTAACCTATTAAATTGTACACAAATCCTCTATTATTTGATAGCATGAtgattttaaaagttaaattgACCTAAACAAGTTCACTGGCTATAAATATGTCAAACATAATGAGATTTGTTGGTCTGAAGATACAATGCATTAAATACTTATATTAAAAGCAGATGCGacaatatgtatgtgtgtaagaGAGGAATGTCACTTTAAAATGcgtttttactattattttaaaagacaaaatgattatgAACGTTTGTAGTGACTTGACTCTTCCTTCAGTAACAACTACCGCAATGAAGAGTGTCTTTGACAGGTCAGAGGGGGCAGTTTCTCAGTCATTTCCATGTTAGAGAATATTCAAACACATCAACAAGTGTGTTTTGTAATTTATTCAAAACAAAACGTTGACAGTGTAGAGAAAACATGACAACTGCATTATGGACCTGAATTTGACACAGAATATGATTCAAATAATTACAAATGTTGGTCAGCGCTTAGTATGAAAAGCAAACAAGGCAACAAAGTTAAATTTGGTCCGCTCATTAGACATTTCTATTTGACACACAAATGTTCAGTTCCACAGCATCTTATCATATTTGCATTTGGAAAGGCAGATTTAGCACAGATTAATATTTACTTTGAGCCACGATTTTGATATAAAAGGCctcacattaaaaacacacaactcTAAGCTAAGACCAGTAAACAGGCACAGTATTCATGTTATTAGTGCATTATTAACAGCTGTGCTTCACAGTGACAGTGACATTAACTTGTTAGAAAAATAacccaaaaaatacaaacagatcaGTCTAACAGAAAACAAGGTAAAGTCGATGCTAGTCAGCTTTAATGTTTAGTAGTGATAACAGAGACCTCCATTGAAGGGAATGTaacagtgacaaaaaaatatttaacttgtaAGTCCACAGGGTGAATTCGGATGACTGGTTCCTTTTCATCACGTAAGAAATTATTACTGAGTGATCCAACCCAGCTGGAAAACTAGTGGAACATGTAGCTGACGAATCCGTAAGGAATTAGCTTTCAGTCCTGGTGggaaatatttaatttcttcTGTTTCCATACAGTGCTGAATACAGTACTTTAGGAATCTTCACTTTAAAATAAGTATATAATCCTTCATAGAGTAGTGTTTGGGCTGGGTCTAATCTCTTATCAGGACTACAAGCCTGACCTAACTCGATAGTTTTTAAACTGTCTATGAGGCTATAAATAGCTCACATTATTAACTCTCATCTATCAGGGCCTATTAATTTTATCAGTACTCTACTTTATGGTGCTTAATGGGCTGAGGACTTGAGTGTGTTCTGGTTATCAGCGTTCCTGCTCACTCTGGCTGGGTTAGAACAGGAATGTCAATCTCTATGGCTGACATCCGTGAGCGGGTGGAGTAACGGTGGCCTGCGTAGCTGGATGCATATCCCTGTGATGGTGCATAACTCTGCAACGGGGCGTAGCTGTAGGCCTGGGTGCCTCCAACCTCTGATCCGTACCCATCTCCAGCTGAACGTTGGGACATGTACACCTGAGCAGGAGCGGGGGCCATCATATTATGTATATAGCCGTGCGAAGACACAAAAGGCTGTGTGTCGATGACTGTGGGGGGAAGAGCCTGTGGTGGGAATGGCTGCGGACCATAAACCTGGGAAGAAGCGAATCCGTTGGCAGTAAGAGGCTGGGTGGAAGGAGATGAAGACATGGAGGGCAGGGGCAACCAGAAGGGTGAGGGCAGTTTCTTACACATGCAATACCACATGAATGTAAGTAGCGCAGCTAACATCAGTCCTCCAGAGCAGCCTATAGATACATACACAGCGAACCCGTCAGAGAAGATGTTGGCATATTTACTGTTCATCTGCTTGGTGTGGAACAGGAACCACACTGAAGGTGCGATGGCGACTGCTCCACCAAGGAACAAGAACATCCCGGCCACCAGATGGCAGCCTGCACTGTTTACTAGGCACCTGGTGGTCTTAATGTCTGGCTCAGGCTTGTCTGAGCAGCAGCAGGTTTTACACATCCCAGACATGGATAGAAGCAAGGCTAGAGAGCCCAATATGAGGCCTGCTGGAAGACAGAACTGCAGGAGCCGCAGATCTAGTTGGTCCACTTTTGAGTACCACTAGAGGAAAAAGATGACACAATGGTTTCCTTTAGGATTTTACATAAGCAGATACATATTTTTGCAtaacaaaaatagattttttatgtTAACAGTAACAAGGGAAACATTAGTAATATCAGATTGTTCCATCTTTTTAAACTCTAGATATCTTTAGTATCCACAGAAATATTCAATTTAGGATAGAAtgacaaataaacaataaaacttgTTAATTTAACAGTGAaagattatatattttttttatctttaataaacGTTTTTTAACCAAGACAATATCTATAAATCATAAAAGTATATATTTCTAGATCTGCCATTTTTAAGTAACAACTTTAACTACTTTTACGTATGAACAGATGTTCTTTATTTGTGCcagtataataataattattattattattactactacCATCCCTCCCAACATCATTACATGTATATTTAGTCTGTTCTGCAGTCATATTCATggccttttttattattaaattgcagttttattttaggaTTAAATATCATAGATAATTGAATTTAAGCTACAAATATACAGGAGTAATACCTCTGAGTCATAATAATAACATCCAGAATATCCATCCTGTTTCACACATTTAGCCCACAGCCCGTCATACACGCTGACATTCTTGGCGTTGCGATTGAAGGTGACGAGTCTCGTGATACGCCACTGTGGAATTAACGCCGCCACAGCAATCCCACCCACAGACACAAAGGCAATGATGAAGGCAAAGGCGTTGGTGGCGTGGATGTCCCGGCACGACATGGCTGGTTTGATGGTAGGAACTGTAAGCTGCTGGTTTAGGATTAGAAAGAGAAGTCAGGGATAGACCAGAAGAACCTTAAAGATCCCTTTAAAATATCCTGAAAAAGAACAAGGTTCTAAAGGTTTATCTGACTGACCCTGATACTGCTGACCTAACTGTGGGCCACCCCCTGTAACACATCTATTCACTAACATGTAGTTGACCCAATATCTACTGTCCCCGAGTGACAATGCTCTCATTTCATTGGCAAACAAAGTGGCAATCACTCTGAGCGAGAGACAGCAGGAGGAATGGTGTACACAGCAGACTATTACATAGACTCCACAGTTAaacaaaaagcaacagaaacaagcTTGAATTTTACGTGCTGGTATGTGGCAGCACCAGAACCCTGCTTTTATATTCAAGACAGCTTTTGTAATTCAAACAAAAAGTAACCAAGAGattatttttggttaaaatgaGGATTATGGTTGTGAATCTACAGTTGTCATACAGTTAATAcagttttactattaaaatcaTGGTAAAATCATGGTTTGCTCATCACATTGCTGCTGATACAATGTATATTTCCCACTCCGACGGACAAATAAAAGATAATTATATTCTGTTCATTATGGCTCTTACATTTGGAGAAGCCCTCCTGAAGACCCGAGGGAAGCTGAGAATGTTTTACAAGCAATTTATTAACTTTTtcctcaatttttttttatttactttatctGCTTATCTTATTTAAGTGTAATTTTTGTTTGGTTCTATAGCTTTTTAAATTTGATCTGAATGTGTTTAATATTTATCTTTATAATCTTGTATCAAACCTCTATTTTAGATTTAACcgtaaataaaactaattagtGGTTTTACATCTATTTTTCGTATAGctacagtttttatgttttacaattCTAGACGTTTTTCATTCTGTTCAGATTTTGTCTCTTTATTCATGGTTTTCCATTTGATCTACTCTTACATGTTGGGGTGTGATTGTTTGCTTGTTTCTTTAACttctgtgaagcactttgtgttacATTTAATTTGTATGATTAGTACTCTATAAATCACATCTGACTGATCCTACATGTTGTTTTCTGACGAAGTATCATTTTGATTGAGGACAACATTAAGCATGGAGCAGCCAGTtgtctgtattcattattgttaccaGACATATGGCCAGCTTCAATAGCAATAATTAAACAAACAGCAGTTTAAGGACCATAACTGTGTCACAACCAGCATTAAAACAGCTGTTATTTCGGGCGTGCTAAGGAACCGAGCGATCTCGATCTATTATCAGGTTTTTTACTCGTTATAACCTGCTTTTACAAACTTTGCGAATACATCTAGTTAAGCAAACGTGGAATAACCCTGTAAAAAATGTATCAAAGAGCTAATAAATCTGTTTGGCAAAATCTGCGCTAATTCGCCAGCTAGCCAACGGCTAAAAAAGTTAGCATTACGGCAGCTACCTGTTGCATCCCCATTATTTAAAGTGAAACGCAAACTTACGAGTTCAATATAGGTTAAAATATCTTGTATTTCCAGATATCTGTCGTATATCACAGGGACTGCTGTGACATTTCTGCTTGGTCCCCTTTTACATACTTGAAGACAAAtattagggctgaaacaataaaCACGGAGCACAAACACGATGTAGCATCTAAACGTCTTCGGATGTTTCCGCCCTCAGCGCTGACTCACAGGAGCTTAACCCTTTCCTGGATGTCTTCTGAGCTGTTTCAAgtctttaaacaaagaaaatgaaaaatttgtAAGGTTTGTTCAACTTGTTCTAAAAGACAATAGGTGTGATATATatgaatttattaattttctctctttttatgtttttcagggAGATGTTCATATTCACATGATATACAAATCTGCTGGACAAGAGGAACAGAGTGATCTCTTTGGTGGTAAGTGGGTGACTGAATGGTTGAGGAACTTAATGGGAAATGTCCAGTTCTGGAAGTaaaattatttgttgttttgtaatgCATTTCATTAAACCAGAAATGCCTCCATAAAATTTTAAAGGGCGTGATCAGATACCCCCAATTTTCTCTAAAAGAACCCGAATACaaagttaaagatttaaaaacccCTCATATTATTATTTGAATCCTGGAGTTGCGTCTTTGGGATTTATTTCAACATACATGCTTTGAcagcaaacaaaaaagacaGTTTTCATTCACAGGACTTATTGCTTGTCCTATGGTGGCTTCGAACACtctaaaaatgaaatcaaattaaataaataaaggaataaataaaaaatgttgcaacTTGTTAAAACATGTGCACTCATGTCTCACTGAAATTAATTGTAATAAAATTTAGAGGGATGGTCATTGAACGCCCCCGAATCCCCCTTGGTCACCAAATGTGTAGGACTGTTTCTGAATAATCTTTTTCTCAACTAGGGGATTTACCAGAGCCACCTTTTCCCAGCCCTCCTTTTCCAGGGTCAAAGGTTGTGCACTGGAGAAAGAAGAGACAGGTATGCATTTGATGCTGGCATTTATGTTGCCAAACATTCTGTGATTTTGTAGGCCTCTGCCCACACATCTCCCCCAACACACGCCTTTCTTTCCTGTTCCTTCTCCCTTTCTGTGTTTCATAAAGTATTTATCTCATGAGTAGAGACTCCTTCCAGCCTTGTctttttgacagattttcagaTGTCATCTCAGCCCTTCAAGCtcctcatattttttttaaatcagaaaattgGCAGATCTTGTTTGACTTTTGGAAGTTCATACCTATTGATTTGTTGTTCCTTTTATGTGGTGCAGGAATCATGAGTGGATTGCTGGGTTTATTGTGCTATTCTTAGATTCTTGTTAAAATGGACTGGCTCAATGGAAGACAACTGTAAAGCAAGCGTCCGTCTGGTAGAGATGATAAATCTGTTGTCTCCTTCCAGGCTCCACGTTTGTTacgcagtgtagaagatgagaCCAAATACATAGAGCTTATGGTGATCAATGATCATGTAATGGTAAGTTGCATTCATTGTATAGCTTTTGTCAGAAGTTTCTCTACACTCATCATGGACATGAATGGGATAACAATATggggcttttaatgattttttaaagtcCTTTTTTCAGGGTGGAGTGATCACTATGTGAATAACTTCaacgaataaaaaaaaataaacttgggGGAACAAGTTGGATcattctggattttatttaattcacaaATACTCacattatacacacacacacacacacacacacacacacacacacacacagccccaATAATCTTAAGCTAACCGTTAGCAAGTTGCGCATTGACCTGCTGGTTTTATAACCAGCAGCAAACGTTTGGCGTAATTCTGGCTGGAAATTTGACCACGATTATCAGAACTGGTAGAGTTAATTTATGTTGGCATGGACACCGCTTTCAACTGCCAGGCTGTTGATTTCGGGTTAAGtgcaccagtaccactggcTGGAAAACACACCCTACGGCATAATGCTGCCAttaccatgcttgacagttggttcATTGTTCTTAGGTCTAAAAGTCTTCCCGTGACTCATTCAATCATTCTTCTTGTCTATGCGGGTAAAAAGCTCAATCTTTATTACCTTTGATCATGCAATGTTTGTTTCCAGAAGGTATTTGGTTTGTCTATGTGCATATTTGCATATGAGGGTTAAAGGTGCTGGTTTTGAAGTAGGGCTTTTTTTACTGACAAGCatcccaaacacacaccaaaactgttttaataatGGATAAAGAAAGCTTAATATATCcttcatgattcaacaaaaaACTGGGAATATGTGGAAGTATAGAAATAAACTCTCACAAATATTGAACTAGATGTTCCTTAGCAACCAGCATCTCCACTACATGCCCTTTTTGCCATCAGCAAACGTCTGGCTGCATATTTGAACTCTCTTCTGACCAGCATACCTGACACTTCACACAAGCAATACATTTGCTTTTCTTGTCCACTGTACCAAGAGAGTAAGAAAAGCGTTAAGGTCCAGTTTCTTTTATCAGGGAGTTAAAACCCTACTTTTAGAAATAATTAAAGGAGGGCAGCTGTAAAACATTTGGAGTAAGATGCCTCATCACTACCACACCTTTCACAGCGAGGTTCCAAACCCAGATAGATTTTAGTTAACATGGATTTGAACAAGCAGGCTCTGAAAACTACcttaaattataataaaagaTGGCATCTAAAGTAATGTTGAAAATGCTCAAGTAACAATGGAATCCCCAACATCATTAGAGGTAAAAGggtttgtcttttttgtgtaCAGTTGTGTTTTTCTATGAGAGTTGAAGCTGCTTCACCTTATATGTTGTAAATAAGGTAGATTAGACTTTTGCCCAATGCAGTGAGAAACTGCAAAGACTGAAATGTTTCTTCACCTGAGCCCACACCcggaaggactactggttgccTTGATTTATTCAAAACAATTTTGGGACTAATATTTTCCGTTTTGGATAATTGTCCTGTTGGGACAACCATTTGTGTCGAAGTTCTGGCAGTTTCACAAAAACTGTCCCACTGATGAAAGGATGTTTGTTAGGATGTTATGGAGGAACCCAGTAACCATTAGGCTTCAAGCTTGCATTGAACTGGAAATTATAGGAAACGTCACCATCTCTGTTCACAATGAAGCCAGTTTTACGCGCTACTGGACTGAGGAAGGGGCTattcaaaaatttaaatattcaacaacactgtatcaagCATCAggtatggtggtggtagtatcatgCTGGGGGTCTGTTTTACTGCAAGTGGTTGCATAAAGAGGATGGAATAATGAAGGAGAACTGCCTTAAAACTCTTCAACTTAACCTCAAATAAATAGATGTTTGAAACTTGGGCACAAACTGTTCAAACACAAGAATTATCCCTAATCTAAACAAAGTTGGGTTTGGAATTTGTAAAAAAGGGCTAAAGTTAAGCTTTTCAACAATGCTTTCCCAAATCCCTGAGATTAGCCCTGTTGGAAATGTATGGACTATAAGAACCTGAGTCGTTTGTATCATTTATATTGAGCCTGCTCACTTATCAAATCATTCATTGTTTTCAGTCAAATAAAGGAAACGTTAAATGTTTACGAATATCCAATCTgtagttttacatttaaactttaaaatggaATTGATTCTAGGACATTATTCCCTCTTTTATGTATTTACCCTCACACCTCTCTGTTTGTCTTTCTTCTCCTTCAGTATAAGAAGCATCGTCTTTCTGTCGGGCATACGAACAACAACGCTAAGACAGTGGTCAATATAGCTGACATGGTAAGAAGCAGATCGATCTTCTTCTTGGAAAGCTTGCCACAGTCACTTCCAGCTAAAGCTGAGCACACATTGCACTGATTTATCAATTAACCAACCAAGCGCTGGCCATTTATACTTTCTCCTTTAAAAGGGATTTAAGTAGCCATTAACCGGGGCAACTATGAGTTGTCAGATTTCTGCGGCTGTGGAGAGCAGCAGCATTCCGACGTTACTGATGCCGACGCTTTTCTGCAGCCGATGCGGGAGCTGCGTTACTGAAATCTGACCCGCTGCAGGGTTACATCTGTAAACTGAGAGGCTGGTGAAGCCTGACAAAGGTCATGCTTTTCGTTGTGCCCTTGGAGATTATTGTATGAAGCACTCTGAGTTCACAAAGGACACATTGATTTCCACTTGGAATGCTGCACAGTTCAGATATAGCCTGGATGTCATAGCATATACCATGCTGACTACATTTATTAGAAAATGTGGGACAAATGTGTGAAGAGTCTTAAAATCGTCTGTTATTTCAG
This genomic stretch from Girardinichthys multiradiatus isolate DD_20200921_A chromosome 3, DD_fGirMul_XY1, whole genome shotgun sequence harbors:
- the cldn12 gene encoding claudin-12, translating into MSCRDIHATNAFAFIIAFVSVGGIAVAALIPQWRITRLVTFNRNAKNVSVYDGLWAKCVKQDGYSGCYYYDSEWYSKVDQLDLRLLQFCLPAGLILGSLALLLSMSGMCKTCCCSDKPEPDIKTTRCLVNSAGCHLVAGMFLFLGGAVAIAPSVWFLFHTKQMNSKYANIFSDGFAVYVSIGCSGGLMLAALLTFMWYCMCKKLPSPFWLPLPSMSSSPSTQPLTANGFASSQVYGPQPFPPQALPPTVIDTQPFVSSHGYIHNMMAPAPAQVYMSQRSAGDGYGSEVGGTQAYSYAPLQSYAPSQGYASSYAGHRYSTRSRMSAIEIDIPVLTQPE